The proteins below are encoded in one region of Scophthalmus maximus strain ysfricsl-2021 chromosome 4, ASM2237912v1, whole genome shotgun sequence:
- the crtc3 gene encoding CREB-regulated transcription coactivator 3 isoform X1 produces MSGSPGTGGSNPRKFSEKIALHNQKQAEETRAFEQLMTDLTVSRVQFQKIQQLRLSQPRVQYYGGSLPNVNQIGNVSNEFQGGFPSGLDSVRGTRHHGLVERVHRDRNRINSPHRRPIDKHGRQMESSPYGAVYLSPPPDNNWRREQQPWTEEKRPGFRLISQLNRTNSDSALHTSAMNPNPQDPFGMNQQMGRGLQQRNGWHSAGVNEVEVDGSGDIFSFPVLSNEESLICGSKPLPKQLWEAKKVRPPLISTSYINDTVQSLTSRPKSCEVPGINIFPSPEQNPGLSHYQGSLNSGGSLPDLSNLHFPSPLSTPLDPEDNGGGYPNLSGGSSTGNLPAAMMHLGIGNSQGLSSSLSNPSIQASLNNCQLQSSLSNPSINSSLRLSGNSPRRRPAPISPLTLSPCTEQRRSLAKQLSPTMSPSLSPITQGVALDTSNMPREPPPPYPLYQQSQHVVDQGRQRQQQQQQQQQQQQQQQQQQQQQQQQQQQQQQQQQQQQQQQQQQQQQQQQQQQQQQHQQQQQQQQQQPISPLDFNTSHHNNMAALFNDPFMELQFSNRQSKTLAYQLDHFGLLENAMCSTAGGSCFDPSSSLYYSQAALSGLGGSHGSLQDPMHMRSNMLYSNCSGGLPNIILTDDSNPSLSKDISSALSTVPECFDSEGGFPLEDELRIEPLSLDGLSMLSNPDMVLPDPSVEDTFRSDRL; encoded by the exons GTGCAGTTTCAGAAGATCCAGCAGCTCCGTTTGTCTCAGCCACGGGTGCAGTACTACGGAGGCTCCCTGCCCAACGTCAATCAGATCGGCAACGTCAGCAATGAGTTTCAG GGCGGCTTCCCTTCGGGCTTGGACTCAGTTAGAGGGACCCGCCACCATGGGCTGGTCGAGAGGGTCCACAGGGACCGCAACCGGATCAACTCTCCCCACCGCCGACCCATCGACAAGCACGGGCGGCAG ATGGAGAGCTCTCCGTACGGCGCCGTGTACCTGTCCCCGCCGCCGGACAACAACTGGAGAAG GGAACAGCAGCCATGGACTGAGGAAAAACGGCCTGGGTTTAGATTAATATCACAACTCAACAG AACCAACTCGGACTCTGCTCTGCACACGAGCGCGATGAACCCCAACCCTCAGGACCCCTTCGGCATGAACCAGCAGATGGGTCGGGGGCTCCAGCAGCGTAATG GCTGGCACTCAGCCGGCGTCAacgaggtggaggtggacggcTCCGGAGACA TCTTCTCCTTCCCCGTGCTGTCAAACGAGGAGAGTCTCATATGTGGCAGTAAGCCTCTTCCCAAGCAGCTGTGGGAGGCCAAGAAGGTGAGACCGCCGCTCATCTCTACTTCCTACATCAATGACACG gtCCAGTCTCTGACGTCGAGACCTAAATCCTGTGAAGTGCCTGGAATCAA TATATTCCCGTCCCCGGAGCAGAACCCCGGTCTGTCCCACTACCAGGGCTCGTTGAACAGCGGCGGTTCTCTGCCCGACCTCAGCAACCTGCacttcccctcccccctctccacgCCGCTGGACCCCGAGGACAACGGCGGAGGCTACCCCAACCTCAGCGGAGGCAGCAGCACCGGCAACCTGCCCGCCGCCATGATGCACCTGGGCATCGGCAACTCGCAGG gactctcctcctctctgagcaACCCCTCCATTCAGGCGTCGCTCAACAATTGCCAGCTGCAGTCGTCACTCAGCAACCCCTCCATCAACTCGTCGCTACGTCTGTCCGGCAATTCCCCACGGCGACGGCCCGCCCCCATCAGCCCCCTCACGCTGTCCCCGTGCACCGAGCAGCGCCGCAGCCTGGCCAAGCAGCTGTCCCCCACCATGTCGCCGTCGCTGTCCCCCATCACGCAG GGAGTTGCTTTGGATACCAGCAACATGCCGAGGGAGCCGCCCCCACCCTACCCCCTCTACCAGCAATCCCAGCATGTAGTGGACCAGGGCCGACaacgccagcagcagcagcagcagcagcagcaacaacaacaacaacaacaacagcagcaacagcagcaacagcagcagcagcaacaacaacagcagcaacagcagcaacagcagcaacaacagcaacagcagcagcaacaacagcaacaacaacaacaacaacaacagcaccaacagcagcaacagcagcaacagcaacagcccATTTCCCCACTGGATTTCAACACCAGCCAT CACAACAACATGGCAGCACTTTTCAACGACCCCTTCATGGAGCTGCAGTTCTCCAATCGCCAGAGCAAGACCCTCGCCtaccag TTGGACCATTTCGGTCTGTTGGAGAACGCGATGTGCTCCACGGCGGGCGGCTCCTGCTTCGACCCGTCCTCCTCGCTCTACTACTCGCAGGCCGCCCTCTCGGGCCTGGGCGGCAGCCACGGCAGCCTGCAGGACCCCATGCACATGAGGTCCAACATGTTGTACTCCAACTGCAGCGGAGGACTCCCCAACATCATACTCACCG aCGACTCCAACCCCAGTCTGTCGAAGGACATCAGCAGCGCCCTCTCCACGGTGCCCGAGTGCTTCGACTCGGAGGGCGGCTTCCCGCTGGAGGACGAGCTGCGCATCGAGCCGCTCAGCCTGGACGGCCTGAGCATGCTCAGCAACCCCGACATGGTGCTGCCCGACCCGTCCGTGGAGGACACGTTCCGCAGCGACAGACTCTGA
- the crtc3 gene encoding CREB-regulated transcription coactivator 3 isoform X3 — translation MSGSPGTGGSNPRKFSEKIALHNQKQAEETRAFEQLMTDLTVSRVQFQKIQQLRLSQPRVQYYGGSLPNVNQIGNVSNEFQGGFPSGLDSVRGTRHHGLVERVHRDRNRINSPHRRPIDKHGRQMESSPYGAVYLSPPPDNNWRRTNSDSALHTSAMNPNPQDPFGMNQQMGRGLQQRNGWHSAGVNEVEVDGSGDIFSFPVLSNEESLICGSKPLPKQLWEAKKVRPPLISTSYINDTVQSLTSRPKSCEVPGINIFPSPEQNPGLSHYQGSLNSGGSLPDLSNLHFPSPLSTPLDPEDNGGGYPNLSGGSSTGNLPAAMMHLGIGNSQGLSSSLSNPSIQASLNNCQLQSSLSNPSINSSLRLSGNSPRRRPAPISPLTLSPCTEQRRSLAKQLSPTMSPSLSPITQGVALDTSNMPREPPPPYPLYQQSQHVVDQGRQRQQQQQQQQQQQQQQQQQQQQQQQQQQQQQQQQQQQQQQQQQQQQQQQQQQQQQQHQQQQQQQQQQPISPLDFNTSHHNNMAALFNDPFMELQFSNRQSKTLAYQLDHFGLLENAMCSTAGGSCFDPSSSLYYSQAALSGLGGSHGSLQDPMHMRSNMLYSNCSGGLPNIILTDDSNPSLSKDISSALSTVPECFDSEGGFPLEDELRIEPLSLDGLSMLSNPDMVLPDPSVEDTFRSDRL, via the exons GTGCAGTTTCAGAAGATCCAGCAGCTCCGTTTGTCTCAGCCACGGGTGCAGTACTACGGAGGCTCCCTGCCCAACGTCAATCAGATCGGCAACGTCAGCAATGAGTTTCAG GGCGGCTTCCCTTCGGGCTTGGACTCAGTTAGAGGGACCCGCCACCATGGGCTGGTCGAGAGGGTCCACAGGGACCGCAACCGGATCAACTCTCCCCACCGCCGACCCATCGACAAGCACGGGCGGCAG ATGGAGAGCTCTCCGTACGGCGCCGTGTACCTGTCCCCGCCGCCGGACAACAACTGGAGAAG AACCAACTCGGACTCTGCTCTGCACACGAGCGCGATGAACCCCAACCCTCAGGACCCCTTCGGCATGAACCAGCAGATGGGTCGGGGGCTCCAGCAGCGTAATG GCTGGCACTCAGCCGGCGTCAacgaggtggaggtggacggcTCCGGAGACA TCTTCTCCTTCCCCGTGCTGTCAAACGAGGAGAGTCTCATATGTGGCAGTAAGCCTCTTCCCAAGCAGCTGTGGGAGGCCAAGAAGGTGAGACCGCCGCTCATCTCTACTTCCTACATCAATGACACG gtCCAGTCTCTGACGTCGAGACCTAAATCCTGTGAAGTGCCTGGAATCAA TATATTCCCGTCCCCGGAGCAGAACCCCGGTCTGTCCCACTACCAGGGCTCGTTGAACAGCGGCGGTTCTCTGCCCGACCTCAGCAACCTGCacttcccctcccccctctccacgCCGCTGGACCCCGAGGACAACGGCGGAGGCTACCCCAACCTCAGCGGAGGCAGCAGCACCGGCAACCTGCCCGCCGCCATGATGCACCTGGGCATCGGCAACTCGCAGG gactctcctcctctctgagcaACCCCTCCATTCAGGCGTCGCTCAACAATTGCCAGCTGCAGTCGTCACTCAGCAACCCCTCCATCAACTCGTCGCTACGTCTGTCCGGCAATTCCCCACGGCGACGGCCCGCCCCCATCAGCCCCCTCACGCTGTCCCCGTGCACCGAGCAGCGCCGCAGCCTGGCCAAGCAGCTGTCCCCCACCATGTCGCCGTCGCTGTCCCCCATCACGCAG GGAGTTGCTTTGGATACCAGCAACATGCCGAGGGAGCCGCCCCCACCCTACCCCCTCTACCAGCAATCCCAGCATGTAGTGGACCAGGGCCGACaacgccagcagcagcagcagcagcagcagcaacaacaacaacaacaacaacagcagcaacagcagcaacagcagcagcagcaacaacaacagcagcaacagcagcaacagcagcaacaacagcaacagcagcagcaacaacagcaacaacaacaacaacaacaacagcaccaacagcagcaacagcagcaacagcaacagcccATTTCCCCACTGGATTTCAACACCAGCCAT CACAACAACATGGCAGCACTTTTCAACGACCCCTTCATGGAGCTGCAGTTCTCCAATCGCCAGAGCAAGACCCTCGCCtaccag TTGGACCATTTCGGTCTGTTGGAGAACGCGATGTGCTCCACGGCGGGCGGCTCCTGCTTCGACCCGTCCTCCTCGCTCTACTACTCGCAGGCCGCCCTCTCGGGCCTGGGCGGCAGCCACGGCAGCCTGCAGGACCCCATGCACATGAGGTCCAACATGTTGTACTCCAACTGCAGCGGAGGACTCCCCAACATCATACTCACCG aCGACTCCAACCCCAGTCTGTCGAAGGACATCAGCAGCGCCCTCTCCACGGTGCCCGAGTGCTTCGACTCGGAGGGCGGCTTCCCGCTGGAGGACGAGCTGCGCATCGAGCCGCTCAGCCTGGACGGCCTGAGCATGCTCAGCAACCCCGACATGGTGCTGCCCGACCCGTCCGTGGAGGACACGTTCCGCAGCGACAGACTCTGA
- the crtc3 gene encoding CREB-regulated transcription coactivator 3 isoform X2: protein MSGSPGTGGSNPRKFSEKIALHNQKQAEETRAFEQLMTDLTVSRVQFQKIQQLRLSQPRVQYYGGSLPNVNQIGNVSNEFQGGFPSGLDSVRGTRHHGLVERVHRDRNRINSPHRRPIDKHGRQMESSPYGAVYLSPPPDNNWRREQQPWTEEKRPGFRLISQLNRTNSDSALHTSAMNPNPQDPFGMNQQMGRGLQQRNGWHSAGVNEVEVDGSGDIFSFPVLSNEESLICGSKPLPKQLWEAKKVQSLTSRPKSCEVPGINIFPSPEQNPGLSHYQGSLNSGGSLPDLSNLHFPSPLSTPLDPEDNGGGYPNLSGGSSTGNLPAAMMHLGIGNSQGLSSSLSNPSIQASLNNCQLQSSLSNPSINSSLRLSGNSPRRRPAPISPLTLSPCTEQRRSLAKQLSPTMSPSLSPITQGVALDTSNMPREPPPPYPLYQQSQHVVDQGRQRQQQQQQQQQQQQQQQQQQQQQQQQQQQQQQQQQQQQQQQQQQQQQQQQQQQQQQHQQQQQQQQQQPISPLDFNTSHHNNMAALFNDPFMELQFSNRQSKTLAYQLDHFGLLENAMCSTAGGSCFDPSSSLYYSQAALSGLGGSHGSLQDPMHMRSNMLYSNCSGGLPNIILTDDSNPSLSKDISSALSTVPECFDSEGGFPLEDELRIEPLSLDGLSMLSNPDMVLPDPSVEDTFRSDRL from the exons GTGCAGTTTCAGAAGATCCAGCAGCTCCGTTTGTCTCAGCCACGGGTGCAGTACTACGGAGGCTCCCTGCCCAACGTCAATCAGATCGGCAACGTCAGCAATGAGTTTCAG GGCGGCTTCCCTTCGGGCTTGGACTCAGTTAGAGGGACCCGCCACCATGGGCTGGTCGAGAGGGTCCACAGGGACCGCAACCGGATCAACTCTCCCCACCGCCGACCCATCGACAAGCACGGGCGGCAG ATGGAGAGCTCTCCGTACGGCGCCGTGTACCTGTCCCCGCCGCCGGACAACAACTGGAGAAG GGAACAGCAGCCATGGACTGAGGAAAAACGGCCTGGGTTTAGATTAATATCACAACTCAACAG AACCAACTCGGACTCTGCTCTGCACACGAGCGCGATGAACCCCAACCCTCAGGACCCCTTCGGCATGAACCAGCAGATGGGTCGGGGGCTCCAGCAGCGTAATG GCTGGCACTCAGCCGGCGTCAacgaggtggaggtggacggcTCCGGAGACA TCTTCTCCTTCCCCGTGCTGTCAAACGAGGAGAGTCTCATATGTGGCAGTAAGCCTCTTCCCAAGCAGCTGTGGGAGGCCAAGAAG gtCCAGTCTCTGACGTCGAGACCTAAATCCTGTGAAGTGCCTGGAATCAA TATATTCCCGTCCCCGGAGCAGAACCCCGGTCTGTCCCACTACCAGGGCTCGTTGAACAGCGGCGGTTCTCTGCCCGACCTCAGCAACCTGCacttcccctcccccctctccacgCCGCTGGACCCCGAGGACAACGGCGGAGGCTACCCCAACCTCAGCGGAGGCAGCAGCACCGGCAACCTGCCCGCCGCCATGATGCACCTGGGCATCGGCAACTCGCAGG gactctcctcctctctgagcaACCCCTCCATTCAGGCGTCGCTCAACAATTGCCAGCTGCAGTCGTCACTCAGCAACCCCTCCATCAACTCGTCGCTACGTCTGTCCGGCAATTCCCCACGGCGACGGCCCGCCCCCATCAGCCCCCTCACGCTGTCCCCGTGCACCGAGCAGCGCCGCAGCCTGGCCAAGCAGCTGTCCCCCACCATGTCGCCGTCGCTGTCCCCCATCACGCAG GGAGTTGCTTTGGATACCAGCAACATGCCGAGGGAGCCGCCCCCACCCTACCCCCTCTACCAGCAATCCCAGCATGTAGTGGACCAGGGCCGACaacgccagcagcagcagcagcagcagcagcaacaacaacaacaacaacaacagcagcaacagcagcaacagcagcagcagcaacaacaacagcagcaacagcagcaacagcagcaacaacagcaacagcagcagcaacaacagcaacaacaacaacaacaacaacagcaccaacagcagcaacagcagcaacagcaacagcccATTTCCCCACTGGATTTCAACACCAGCCAT CACAACAACATGGCAGCACTTTTCAACGACCCCTTCATGGAGCTGCAGTTCTCCAATCGCCAGAGCAAGACCCTCGCCtaccag TTGGACCATTTCGGTCTGTTGGAGAACGCGATGTGCTCCACGGCGGGCGGCTCCTGCTTCGACCCGTCCTCCTCGCTCTACTACTCGCAGGCCGCCCTCTCGGGCCTGGGCGGCAGCCACGGCAGCCTGCAGGACCCCATGCACATGAGGTCCAACATGTTGTACTCCAACTGCAGCGGAGGACTCCCCAACATCATACTCACCG aCGACTCCAACCCCAGTCTGTCGAAGGACATCAGCAGCGCCCTCTCCACGGTGCCCGAGTGCTTCGACTCGGAGGGCGGCTTCCCGCTGGAGGACGAGCTGCGCATCGAGCCGCTCAGCCTGGACGGCCTGAGCATGCTCAGCAACCCCGACATGGTGCTGCCCGACCCGTCCGTGGAGGACACGTTCCGCAGCGACAGACTCTGA
- the crtc3 gene encoding CREB-regulated transcription coactivator 3 isoform X4 — MSGSPGTGGSNPRKFSEKIALHNQKQAEETRAFEQLMTDLTVSRVQFQKIQQLRLSQPRVQYYGGSLPNVNQIGNVSNEFQGGFPSGLDSVRGTRHHGLVERVHRDRNRINSPHRRPIDKHGRQMESSPYGAVYLSPPPDNNWRRTNSDSALHTSAMNPNPQDPFGMNQQMGRGLQQRNGWHSAGVNEVEVDGSGDIFSFPVLSNEESLICGSKPLPKQLWEAKKVQSLTSRPKSCEVPGINIFPSPEQNPGLSHYQGSLNSGGSLPDLSNLHFPSPLSTPLDPEDNGGGYPNLSGGSSTGNLPAAMMHLGIGNSQGLSSSLSNPSIQASLNNCQLQSSLSNPSINSSLRLSGNSPRRRPAPISPLTLSPCTEQRRSLAKQLSPTMSPSLSPITQGVALDTSNMPREPPPPYPLYQQSQHVVDQGRQRQQQQQQQQQQQQQQQQQQQQQQQQQQQQQQQQQQQQQQQQQQQQQQQQQQQQQQHQQQQQQQQQQPISPLDFNTSHHNNMAALFNDPFMELQFSNRQSKTLAYQLDHFGLLENAMCSTAGGSCFDPSSSLYYSQAALSGLGGSHGSLQDPMHMRSNMLYSNCSGGLPNIILTDDSNPSLSKDISSALSTVPECFDSEGGFPLEDELRIEPLSLDGLSMLSNPDMVLPDPSVEDTFRSDRL, encoded by the exons GTGCAGTTTCAGAAGATCCAGCAGCTCCGTTTGTCTCAGCCACGGGTGCAGTACTACGGAGGCTCCCTGCCCAACGTCAATCAGATCGGCAACGTCAGCAATGAGTTTCAG GGCGGCTTCCCTTCGGGCTTGGACTCAGTTAGAGGGACCCGCCACCATGGGCTGGTCGAGAGGGTCCACAGGGACCGCAACCGGATCAACTCTCCCCACCGCCGACCCATCGACAAGCACGGGCGGCAG ATGGAGAGCTCTCCGTACGGCGCCGTGTACCTGTCCCCGCCGCCGGACAACAACTGGAGAAG AACCAACTCGGACTCTGCTCTGCACACGAGCGCGATGAACCCCAACCCTCAGGACCCCTTCGGCATGAACCAGCAGATGGGTCGGGGGCTCCAGCAGCGTAATG GCTGGCACTCAGCCGGCGTCAacgaggtggaggtggacggcTCCGGAGACA TCTTCTCCTTCCCCGTGCTGTCAAACGAGGAGAGTCTCATATGTGGCAGTAAGCCTCTTCCCAAGCAGCTGTGGGAGGCCAAGAAG gtCCAGTCTCTGACGTCGAGACCTAAATCCTGTGAAGTGCCTGGAATCAA TATATTCCCGTCCCCGGAGCAGAACCCCGGTCTGTCCCACTACCAGGGCTCGTTGAACAGCGGCGGTTCTCTGCCCGACCTCAGCAACCTGCacttcccctcccccctctccacgCCGCTGGACCCCGAGGACAACGGCGGAGGCTACCCCAACCTCAGCGGAGGCAGCAGCACCGGCAACCTGCCCGCCGCCATGATGCACCTGGGCATCGGCAACTCGCAGG gactctcctcctctctgagcaACCCCTCCATTCAGGCGTCGCTCAACAATTGCCAGCTGCAGTCGTCACTCAGCAACCCCTCCATCAACTCGTCGCTACGTCTGTCCGGCAATTCCCCACGGCGACGGCCCGCCCCCATCAGCCCCCTCACGCTGTCCCCGTGCACCGAGCAGCGCCGCAGCCTGGCCAAGCAGCTGTCCCCCACCATGTCGCCGTCGCTGTCCCCCATCACGCAG GGAGTTGCTTTGGATACCAGCAACATGCCGAGGGAGCCGCCCCCACCCTACCCCCTCTACCAGCAATCCCAGCATGTAGTGGACCAGGGCCGACaacgccagcagcagcagcagcagcagcagcaacaacaacaacaacaacaacagcagcaacagcagcaacagcagcagcagcaacaacaacagcagcaacagcagcaacagcagcaacaacagcaacagcagcagcaacaacagcaacaacaacaacaacaacaacagcaccaacagcagcaacagcagcaacagcaacagcccATTTCCCCACTGGATTTCAACACCAGCCAT CACAACAACATGGCAGCACTTTTCAACGACCCCTTCATGGAGCTGCAGTTCTCCAATCGCCAGAGCAAGACCCTCGCCtaccag TTGGACCATTTCGGTCTGTTGGAGAACGCGATGTGCTCCACGGCGGGCGGCTCCTGCTTCGACCCGTCCTCCTCGCTCTACTACTCGCAGGCCGCCCTCTCGGGCCTGGGCGGCAGCCACGGCAGCCTGCAGGACCCCATGCACATGAGGTCCAACATGTTGTACTCCAACTGCAGCGGAGGACTCCCCAACATCATACTCACCG aCGACTCCAACCCCAGTCTGTCGAAGGACATCAGCAGCGCCCTCTCCACGGTGCCCGAGTGCTTCGACTCGGAGGGCGGCTTCCCGCTGGAGGACGAGCTGCGCATCGAGCCGCTCAGCCTGGACGGCCTGAGCATGCTCAGCAACCCCGACATGGTGCTGCCCGACCCGTCCGTGGAGGACACGTTCCGCAGCGACAGACTCTGA